The Anoxybacillus flavithermus genome has a segment encoding these proteins:
- a CDS encoding glutamate synthase large subunit, whose product MRGLPKAQGLYCPQFEHDACGIGLYAHLKGEASHHIVEQGLHMLRQLEHRGGQGSDPQTGDGAGIMVQIPDDYFRSVCSFSLPAKERYGVGMVFFFEHDEQKRGILEQKINDIICEEGQTLLGWRDVPVNIGKLGTLAKKSRPFIRQLFIAASDEVTDEQHFERKLYVIRKRAEKLVKNNEYYFASLSSRTIVYKGLVTPEQLDAFYIDLQDERFRSAFALVHSRFSTNTFPSWERAHPNRYLIHNGEINTLRGNIHWMMAREKQFSSPMFGDDLQKVLPILDTNGSDSSMLDNAFEFFVLAGRSLAETAMMLIPEPWYWDEEMDDDKKAFYEYYSCLMEPWDGPTAIVFTNGKQIGGILDRNGLRPARYYVTKDDYIIFSSEVGVIDVEPNNILYKERLSPGKMLFIDLEQGRIVSDEEIKKQIANERPYRQWVNEQMISIDECAEDEQEQPFDNLLTWQKAFGYTYEDVEKTIIPMATEGKDPTGAMGNDTPLAVLSDRPQSLFNYFKQLFAQVTNPPIDAIREYIVTSTVTLLGKEGDLLNPDASSARRIRLESPIITNKQLKAIRMSPYREFASVTLSTVFTHNLKEALDELCQAADEAIASGATLLILSDRCINEQRVAIPTLLAVSAVHQHLVRQGTRTKVSLIVESGEAREVHHFAALIGYGADAIHPYLAFATIREAIEKGVLHSTYEKAVETYKKAATDGVVKVMSKMGISTVQSYRGAQIFEAIGIGDDVIDQYFTGTASQIGGIGLNEIAQEAKMRHMQAFFTSYDETLDSGSELQWRKNGEHHAFNPKTIHTLQWACRKNDYELFKQYSKMANEEQITFLRNLFTFDETRTPIPIEEVEPVEAIVRRFKTGAMSYGSLSEEAHEALAIAMNRIGGKSNSGEGGEDPRRYVRDENGDFRRSAIKQVASGRFGVKSHYLVHADELQIKMAQGAKPGEGGQLPANKVYPWIGKVRGSTPGVELISPPPHHDIYSIEDLAQLIYDLKNANRDARISVKLVAKSGVGTIAAGVAKGGADVIVISGYDGGTGASPKTSIKHAGLPWELGLAETHQTLMLNGLRDRVVLETDGKLMTGRDVVMAALFGAEEFGFATAPLVVLGCVMMRVCHLDTCPVGVATQNPKLRAKFTGKPEHIVNFMYFIAQEVREIMAQLGFRTIEEMVGRVDVLKISERAKRHWKAKHLKLSRLLHQVDGPRTFSKPQNHRLDETLDHTMILPAVKKALEDKKPIQLHVPIRNVHRTVGAMVGSEISKRYGEEGLPEDTIRLHVHGSAGQSFAAFVPKGMTMTLIGDANDYVGKGLSGGKVIVRPPHEAEFACSDQVIIGNVAFYGATSGEAYIRGRAGERFCVRNSGVVAVVEGVGDHGCEYMTGGRVVILGSVGKNFAAGMSGGIAYVLADDDAWKKRANRELVLFESLVDENEIRDVQRMIMKHYEYTESPKAAYALANWERVVKDIIKVIPKNYKLMIETIEALKQRGLSHDEAVFQAFETVARKKGVVAEKVIEAVAK is encoded by the coding sequence ATGAGAGGACTGCCAAAGGCGCAAGGGTTGTACTGTCCACAATTTGAACATGATGCATGTGGGATCGGGCTATACGCCCACTTAAAAGGGGAAGCTTCTCATCATATTGTCGAGCAAGGTCTTCATATGTTGCGTCAATTAGAGCATCGTGGAGGTCAAGGGAGCGACCCGCAAACAGGTGACGGTGCTGGAATCATGGTGCAAATTCCTGATGATTATTTTCGATCCGTTTGTTCGTTTTCACTTCCCGCTAAAGAGCGTTACGGAGTCGGAATGGTCTTCTTTTTCGAGCATGACGAACAAAAGAGGGGCATTTTAGAACAGAAAATCAATGACATCATCTGCGAGGAAGGACAAACGTTGCTTGGATGGCGAGATGTACCTGTTAATATCGGAAAACTCGGAACATTGGCTAAAAAAAGTCGTCCGTTTATTCGTCAGCTTTTTATCGCAGCGAGCGATGAAGTAACGGACGAGCAGCATTTTGAGCGAAAGTTATATGTCATTCGTAAACGAGCAGAAAAGTTAGTAAAAAACAATGAGTACTATTTTGCGAGTTTATCCAGTCGAACGATCGTTTATAAAGGGCTAGTCACCCCTGAGCAACTGGATGCTTTTTATATTGATTTACAAGATGAACGATTTCGCTCCGCGTTTGCGCTCGTTCACTCGCGTTTTAGCACAAACACGTTTCCAAGCTGGGAGCGGGCGCATCCAAATCGCTATTTAATTCATAACGGGGAAATTAATACGTTGCGCGGTAACATTCATTGGATGATGGCGCGAGAAAAACAATTTTCATCGCCTATGTTTGGTGATGATTTACAAAAAGTGCTTCCGATTTTAGATACGAACGGAAGCGATTCTTCTATGTTGGATAACGCATTTGAATTTTTTGTGTTAGCTGGAAGGTCGCTCGCTGAAACAGCAATGATGCTCATTCCAGAGCCATGGTATTGGGATGAAGAGATGGATGATGATAAAAAAGCGTTTTATGAATATTATAGCTGTCTTATGGAGCCATGGGACGGACCAACAGCCATCGTGTTCACAAATGGAAAACAAATTGGAGGGATTTTAGATCGCAATGGCCTTCGCCCGGCTCGTTACTATGTGACAAAAGATGACTACATTATTTTTTCATCAGAAGTAGGCGTGATCGATGTGGAGCCGAACAATATTTTATACAAAGAACGATTAAGTCCTGGAAAAATGCTTTTTATTGATCTTGAACAAGGACGCATCGTTTCTGATGAAGAAATAAAAAAACAAATTGCCAATGAACGACCATATCGTCAATGGGTGAATGAACAAATGATTTCTATTGACGAATGTGCCGAAGATGAGCAGGAACAACCATTTGACAACCTTTTGACGTGGCAAAAAGCGTTTGGATATACGTATGAAGACGTGGAAAAAACGATCATTCCGATGGCAACGGAAGGAAAAGATCCAACGGGGGCGATGGGAAACGATACACCTTTAGCCGTCTTATCAGATCGGCCGCAAAGTTTATTCAATTATTTTAAGCAACTATTTGCACAAGTAACAAATCCACCGATCGATGCGATTCGTGAATACATCGTCACATCAACAGTGACGTTGCTTGGAAAAGAAGGAGATTTGTTGAATCCGGATGCATCTTCTGCCCGCCGCATTCGATTAGAGTCACCAATCATCACGAACAAACAATTAAAAGCCATTCGAATGAGTCCGTATCGTGAATTTGCTAGTGTGACATTGTCAACGGTTTTTACACATAACTTAAAAGAAGCGTTAGATGAATTATGTCAAGCGGCGGATGAAGCGATTGCTTCTGGTGCAACGTTACTTATTTTATCCGACCGTTGTATAAACGAACAACGTGTAGCGATTCCGACACTTCTTGCGGTTAGCGCGGTACATCAACATCTTGTTCGACAAGGGACGCGTACAAAAGTAAGCTTAATCGTTGAAAGCGGAGAAGCGCGCGAAGTACATCATTTTGCTGCGCTAATCGGTTATGGAGCTGATGCAATACATCCATATTTGGCGTTTGCGACGATTCGCGAAGCGATCGAAAAAGGAGTGCTTCATTCGACATACGAAAAGGCGGTCGAAACATACAAAAAAGCGGCGACAGATGGCGTTGTGAAAGTGATGTCAAAAATGGGCATTTCAACCGTGCAAAGTTATCGTGGCGCACAAATTTTTGAAGCGATCGGTATCGGGGATGATGTTATTGATCAATATTTCACCGGAACAGCGTCGCAAATTGGCGGAATCGGTTTGAATGAAATCGCCCAAGAAGCAAAAATGCGCCATATGCAAGCGTTTTTCACGTCTTATGATGAAACATTAGATTCTGGAAGTGAATTACAATGGCGGAAAAACGGGGAACATCATGCGTTTAATCCGAAAACGATTCATACGTTACAATGGGCATGTCGAAAAAATGACTACGAACTGTTTAAACAATACTCGAAAATGGCAAACGAAGAGCAAATCACATTTTTGCGTAACTTATTTACGTTTGATGAAACGCGCACACCGATTCCTATCGAGGAAGTAGAACCTGTGGAAGCGATTGTACGCCGATTTAAAACAGGAGCGATGTCATATGGTTCGTTGAGCGAAGAAGCCCACGAAGCGCTTGCGATTGCGATGAATCGCATCGGTGGAAAGAGCAATAGCGGAGAAGGTGGAGAAGATCCGCGGCGCTATGTACGAGATGAAAATGGCGATTTTCGTCGCAGCGCAATTAAGCAAGTTGCATCGGGACGATTCGGTGTAAAAAGCCATTATTTAGTCCATGCCGATGAGTTACAAATTAAAATGGCGCAAGGTGCAAAACCTGGAGAAGGAGGACAACTTCCTGCCAATAAAGTATATCCGTGGATTGGAAAAGTGCGTGGGTCTACGCCTGGTGTTGAGCTTATTTCGCCGCCACCGCATCATGACATTTATTCCATTGAAGATTTAGCACAGCTTATTTATGATTTGAAAAATGCAAATCGCGATGCGCGCATTAGTGTAAAACTCGTTGCAAAATCTGGTGTTGGCACGATCGCTGCAGGTGTGGCTAAAGGTGGGGCAGATGTGATCGTCATTAGCGGATATGACGGAGGGACAGGTGCTTCACCAAAAACAAGTATTAAACATGCAGGGCTTCCGTGGGAACTTGGTTTAGCTGAAACGCATCAAACGCTTATGTTAAATGGGTTGCGTGATCGCGTTGTATTAGAAACAGACGGAAAATTGATGACTGGTCGCGATGTCGTCATGGCGGCGTTATTTGGCGCTGAGGAATTTGGTTTTGCAACCGCTCCACTTGTCGTTTTAGGGTGTGTCATGATGCGCGTTTGCCATTTAGACACATGTCCAGTCGGGGTTGCAACACAAAATCCAAAATTGCGGGCGAAATTTACTGGGAAGCCAGAACATATCGTTAATTTCATGTATTTTATTGCCCAAGAGGTACGTGAAATCATGGCGCAACTTGGCTTCCGTACAATCGAGGAAATGGTCGGACGCGTGGACGTATTAAAAATAAGTGAACGGGCAAAACGACATTGGAAAGCGAAACATCTTAAATTGTCACGTTTGTTGCATCAAGTGGACGGACCGAGAACGTTTTCTAAACCGCAAAACCATCGTCTCGACGAAACGCTTGATCATACGATGATTTTGCCAGCGGTAAAGAAAGCGTTAGAAGATAAAAAACCGATACAGTTACATGTCCCGATTCGCAACGTTCATCGCACGGTCGGGGCAATGGTAGGTAGCGAAATATCAAAACGATACGGAGAAGAAGGTCTTCCAGAAGATACGATCCGACTACATGTTCACGGTTCAGCCGGACAAAGTTTTGCGGCGTTTGTACCAAAAGGAATGACGATGACACTCATCGGAGATGCGAACGATTATGTTGGAAAAGGGTTGTCAGGTGGAAAAGTAATCGTTCGTCCGCCACATGAAGCGGAGTTTGCATGTAGCGACCAAGTTATTATTGGAAACGTCGCGTTTTACGGCGCAACAAGCGGTGAAGCGTACATTCGCGGGCGAGCTGGGGAACGTTTTTGCGTTCGCAATAGCGGAGTTGTTGCCGTTGTTGAAGGTGTTGGGGATCATGGCTGTGAGTATATGACAGGCGGACGTGTCGTTATCCTCGGTTCTGTTGGAAAAAATTTCGCCGCTGGAATGTCCGGTGGCATAGCATACGTACTTGCTGATGACGATGCGTGGAAAAAACGCGCGAACCGTGAACTTGTTTTATTTGAGTCATTAGTCGACGAAAACGAAATACGAGATGTGCAACGTATGATTATGAAACATTACGAATATACAGAAAGCCCGAAAGCAGCGTATGCGCTTGCAAATTGGGAACGAGTTGTGAAAGACATCATCAAAGTCATTCCGAAAAATTATAAGCTTATGATTGAAACGATCGAGGCGCTGAAGCAGCGCGGATTGTCGCATGACGAAGCGGTATTTCAAGCGTTTGAAACGGTCGCAAGAAAAAAAGGTGTCGTCGCTGAAAAAGTTATCGAAGCGGTCGCAAAGTAA
- a CDS encoding phytoene dehydrogenase: MYDVIIVGTGFGGITASALLAKKGYRTLTFEAANELGGCAGKFERQSFRFQAGATLGMGFEENGVFSQLFHELDTSSPPVHLLDTIMDVHFPDRTIRYYQQKERWFDEIARQFPKDSAAIVRFFEEMFSLADALLSFVYERPMIPPKTMKHILQLIQKTDRKLLRAAPFLFQSIAKRLQYYGIHDETFIAFLNGQLVDSVQTTIERCPALLGAIALSIFHRGAFYVEGGLATVVHTLAERYKQLGGELQMREKVVSIHKKRHFLVTTNRNRTYEAKHVIFNGSVHSIFSILDDSIKRTFSIREEKEKKRPAWGAFTVYMGVDDNFQTDSLYHQFIVDRTKPMSEGNQFLLSASAPFDRQMAPIGKRSITISTHTEPLHWWNRHAYDEQKKMLTEQILQRVSKTFPLTNVHVQLIGTPVTFARFTHRAFGKVGGYIANGPLSLLSTYAPQTNVEGLWLCGDTVFPGAGSLGCALSGWIVADAITADK; the protein is encoded by the coding sequence TTGTACGATGTCATCATTGTTGGAACAGGATTTGGAGGAATAACAGCAAGCGCACTTCTTGCGAAAAAGGGATATCGCACATTGACATTCGAAGCTGCAAACGAACTCGGCGGATGCGCAGGAAAATTTGAACGACAGTCGTTTCGTTTTCAAGCAGGAGCAACGCTTGGGATGGGCTTTGAAGAAAACGGTGTGTTTTCACAACTGTTTCATGAGCTCGACACATCTTCTCCTCCTGTTCATTTATTAGATACAATTATGGACGTACATTTTCCCGATCGGACGATTCGCTATTACCAACAAAAAGAACGTTGGTTTGATGAAATTGCTCGACAGTTCCCGAAAGATAGTGCAGCCATCGTCCGCTTTTTTGAAGAAATGTTTTCTCTTGCGGACGCACTACTTTCCTTTGTATATGAACGACCGATGATCCCACCAAAAACAATGAAACATATATTGCAATTAATACAAAAAACTGACCGAAAATTATTGCGCGCCGCACCGTTTTTATTTCAATCTATCGCAAAGCGGCTACAATATTACGGCATTCATGATGAGACATTTATTGCCTTTTTAAACGGCCAACTTGTTGATAGTGTGCAAACAACAATTGAGCGTTGTCCTGCTTTACTTGGTGCGATCGCATTAAGCATATTCCATCGCGGTGCATTTTACGTAGAGGGGGGGCTTGCAACTGTTGTTCATACACTTGCCGAACGCTATAAACAGCTCGGTGGGGAACTACAAATGCGTGAAAAAGTCGTGTCTATTCACAAAAAACGTCATTTTCTTGTGACAACAAATCGAAACCGAACATACGAAGCAAAACATGTGATATTTAACGGCTCTGTCCATAGTATTTTTTCCATTTTAGATGATTCTATTAAACGTACATTTTCGATTCGTGAAGAAAAAGAAAAAAAGCGCCCGGCTTGGGGAGCGTTTACAGTTTACATGGGAGTAGACGACAACTTTCAGACAGATAGCCTATACCACCAATTTATCGTCGATCGAACAAAACCGATGAGTGAAGGAAATCAATTTTTATTGTCCGCTTCCGCACCGTTCGACCGACAAATGGCGCCCATAGGAAAACGTTCTATAACTATTTCTACGCATACCGAACCACTTCATTGGTGGAATCGTCATGCGTATGATGAACAGAAAAAGATGCTTACAGAACAAATATTGCAACGTGTCAGCAAAACATTCCCTTTGACAAATGTACATGTCCAACTGATCGGCACACCTGTGACGTTTGCTCGCTTTACACACCGCGCGTTCGGGAAAGTAGGAGGATATATTGCCAATGGCCCGTTGAGTTTATTATCTACGTATGCACCACAAACGAATGTCGAAGGACTTTGGCTTTGCGGCGATACTGTATTTCCAGGTGCAGGCTCGCTCGGTTGCGCCTTATCAGGATGGATTGTAGCGGATGCGATTACCGCAGACAAATAG
- a CDS encoding GyrI-like domain-containing protein — MEHKIETIPFELTIVGKGYRVKTDEAFQTIPSLWAHAEQDGFMQKLIDLSWEHPKCTLEGLLGVCGEEAKITDEQFTYFMGIRYDGEVPSDMQYMTIKHDTWVVISNVTEAWNQLYEWLPFSQYELADAPCIECYYAPDHCPENELWVPVIRK, encoded by the coding sequence ATGGAGCACAAAATTGAGACGATTCCATTCGAATTAACCATTGTAGGAAAAGGGTACCGCGTGAAAACAGACGAAGCATTCCAAACGATTCCTTCGCTTTGGGCTCATGCCGAACAAGATGGATTTATGCAAAAACTGATTGATCTCTCATGGGAGCATCCAAAATGCACACTTGAAGGGCTGTTGGGTGTTTGTGGAGAAGAAGCGAAAATAACAGACGAACAGTTTACTTATTTTATGGGAATACGTTACGATGGAGAAGTTCCGAGCGATATGCAATATATGACAATCAAACATGACACGTGGGTGGTGATTTCAAACGTAACTGAGGCGTGGAATCAATTATATGAATGGCTTCCTTTTTCTCAATATGAACTTGCTGATGCTCCATGTATTGAATGTTATTATGCGCCGGATCACTGTCCTGAAAATGAATTATGGGTTCCCGTTATACGTAAATAA
- a CDS encoding LysR family transcriptional regulator, with translation MELRQLVYFTEVAKREHVSEAAEALHVAQSAVSRQIANLEDELGVKLFEREGRNVKLTPIGRHFLQHIESALKAIDYAKQQIEEYLDPERGTIKIGFPTSLASYTMPMVISTFKQQHPHISFHLRQGSYKFLIEAVKKREIDLAFLGPVPTEEKGIQGDILFTESFAALIPADHPLSQKQSIALSELRHEPFVMFPEGFILRKIVEDACKQAGFSPIISSEGEDLDAIKGLVSAGIGVTLLPESTFYGTTLRYTAKVPIEFPLVRRNVGIILPKCDLAPSVNVFYQFVKQFFATLNQYQ, from the coding sequence ATGGAATTAAGACAATTAGTTTATTTCACAGAAGTTGCAAAACGCGAACATGTGTCAGAAGCTGCTGAAGCGTTGCATGTCGCTCAATCTGCAGTCAGTCGCCAAATTGCAAATTTAGAGGATGAACTCGGGGTCAAGCTATTCGAGCGTGAAGGAAGAAACGTAAAATTAACACCGATCGGCCGCCACTTTTTACAACATATTGAATCGGCATTAAAAGCGATTGACTATGCGAAACAACAAATTGAAGAATATTTAGATCCAGAGCGCGGAACAATTAAAATTGGTTTTCCAACAAGTCTCGCAAGCTATACGATGCCAATGGTTATTTCAACATTTAAACAACAACATCCGCACATTTCTTTCCATTTACGCCAAGGTTCTTATAAGTTTTTAATCGAGGCGGTAAAGAAGCGAGAAATTGATTTAGCTTTTTTAGGCCCTGTACCAACTGAAGAAAAGGGCATTCAAGGGGATATTTTATTTACCGAATCGTTCGCCGCACTTATTCCGGCAGATCACCCACTCAGTCAAAAACAAAGCATCGCTTTAAGCGAATTACGACATGAGCCGTTTGTCATGTTTCCAGAAGGGTTTATTTTGCGAAAAATAGTAGAAGATGCTTGCAAGCAAGCCGGCTTTTCTCCGATCATTTCATCAGAAGGAGAAGATTTAGATGCAATTAAAGGACTCGTCTCAGCAGGAATCGGGGTGACTTTGCTCCCTGAAAGTACATTTTACGGAACGACCCTTCGTTATACAGCGAAAGTCCCGATCGAATTTCCGCTCGTTCGTCGCAACGTCGGAATCATTTTACCAAAATGTGACCTTGCACCTTCTGTCAACGTATTTTATCAGTTCGTAAAACAATTTTTTGCTACGTTAAATCAATACCAGTAA
- a CDS encoding aldehyde dehydrogenase, with product MRTAIERKKFYINGEWVEAEMYTKLLSPYSSEVLAEIPLATERDVKQAIAAADEARQVMAKMPAHERAAILEKVVALLQQCANEAATIIAKEAAKPITTAKAEVARTIQTYKFAAEEAKRIYGETIPLDAAPGGEHRIAFTTREPVGVIGAITPFNFPMNLVAHKLGPAIAAGNTVVLKPASQTPLSAYFIAELFERAGLPKGALNVVTGSGKTVGDQIVTDPRVRMITFTGSPEVGIAIRNKAGLKRVTLELGSNSAVIIDEQVDVDRIIPRCVVGAFSFQGQVCISLQRIYVHEKRYKEFVEKFVAAVKQLKVGDPLDPSTDVSALISEKDVERSLEWIEEAKQGGAVVAIGGERRGNILLPTVILDAVPTMKVSCQEVFAPIVLINQVSSVDEAIELVNDSRYGLQAGIYTDNVHTAWEAAEKLHVGGVLINDIPTFRVDHMPYGGVKESGFGREGIRYAIEEMTELKLIIFNRNR from the coding sequence ATGAGAACAGCAATCGAAAGAAAGAAGTTTTATATTAACGGCGAATGGGTCGAGGCAGAGATGTATACTAAGCTTTTATCCCCGTATTCTAGTGAAGTGTTAGCGGAGATTCCACTCGCGACAGAACGTGATGTCAAGCAGGCGATTGCGGCTGCGGATGAAGCGCGGCAAGTGATGGCGAAAATGCCGGCACACGAGCGGGCGGCGATTTTAGAGAAAGTGGTAGCTTTATTGCAACAATGCGCAAACGAAGCGGCTACGATCATTGCGAAAGAAGCCGCAAAACCGATCACGACCGCCAAAGCGGAAGTAGCGCGCACGATTCAAACGTATAAATTTGCGGCGGAAGAGGCAAAGCGAATTTATGGGGAGACGATTCCCCTTGATGCCGCACCAGGCGGAGAGCACCGCATCGCCTTTACGACGCGAGAGCCGGTTGGAGTGATTGGAGCGATTACGCCGTTTAATTTTCCGATGAATTTAGTAGCACATAAGCTAGGTCCTGCGATTGCAGCAGGAAACACCGTTGTATTGAAACCTGCGAGCCAAACGCCGCTTTCTGCGTATTTTATCGCGGAGTTGTTTGAACGAGCAGGATTGCCAAAAGGGGCACTTAATGTCGTGACAGGAAGCGGAAAAACAGTTGGCGATCAAATTGTGACAGATCCGCGTGTTCGGATGATCACATTTACAGGGAGTCCTGAAGTAGGAATCGCTATTCGCAACAAAGCTGGCTTAAAACGCGTGACGCTAGAATTAGGGTCAAACTCAGCCGTTATTATTGATGAACAAGTGGACGTTGATCGAATCATTCCGCGGTGCGTCGTCGGTGCGTTTTCGTTCCAAGGGCAAGTGTGTATTTCGTTGCAACGTATTTACGTACATGAAAAACGGTATAAGGAATTCGTCGAAAAGTTTGTGGCAGCGGTGAAGCAGTTGAAAGTTGGTGACCCGCTGGATCCGAGTACAGACGTTTCGGCTCTTATTTCTGAAAAAGATGTCGAGCGTTCGCTAGAGTGGATTGAAGAAGCGAAACAAGGAGGCGCTGTTGTTGCTATTGGTGGGGAGAGACGAGGGAATATTTTGTTGCCAACGGTCATTCTAGATGCGGTGCCAACGATGAAAGTATCGTGCCAAGAAGTGTTTGCGCCAATTGTTTTGATTAATCAAGTGTCTTCCGTCGACGAAGCGATCGAACTTGTGAATGATTCGCGCTACGGCCTGCAAGCTGGCATCTATACAGACAACGTTCATACTGCATGGGAAGCCGCGGAGAAGCTGCATGTCGGCGGAGTGCTTATTAATGACATTCCAACGTTTCGCGTCGATCATATGCCGTATGGTGGGGTAAAAGAAAGCGGATTTGGACGCGAAGGTATTCGATACGCAATCGAAGAAATGACGGAATTAAAGCTTATTATTTTCAACCGAAATCGGTAA
- a CDS encoding deoxyribodipyrimidine photo-lyase — translation MGYMHTAVVWFRRDFRLHDHTALVHALRWAKERQGKLLFFFHFDPYFAKERTYHHEYFFQTVEQFRQMLRHLYGIHVHILHGDIDDVFVRLISRTHMNAIFFNKDEVGRGKERDEYVRTLLQKYGIDVYTYDDAHLHGAFEVLKADGTPYKVYTPYYRAWRKRPKRFPLSIDIDLLRAHMLQITPLSEYDEHMLKMWLSQCTKRWERTSEQDALHVLQQFIDTSLPYYHRQRDIPAVSGTSRLSPHLKTGTLSIRTVFHAVAQQFGNGYDEAVETYIKELAWRDFYHMIYAHFPFTKTEAFIEKYRHLPWSRDDERFEAWKEGKTGFPLVDAGMRQLKEEGWMHNRLRMIAASFLTKDYLIDWRMGEQYFQHMLIDYDEASNIGGWQWAASVGTDAVPYFRVFNPIEQSKKFDPDGTYIRTYVQELASFPSLYIHEPWKSNIQTDYPAPTVDHQLQRQRAIALFRMNE, via the coding sequence ATGGGATATATGCATACAGCAGTTGTTTGGTTTCGCCGAGATTTTCGTCTGCACGATCATACTGCGCTCGTTCATGCGCTTCGTTGGGCAAAAGAGAGGCAAGGAAAACTCCTTTTTTTCTTTCATTTTGATCCTTATTTCGCAAAAGAGAGAACGTATCATCATGAATATTTTTTTCAAACCGTTGAGCAATTTCGGCAAATGTTGCGTCATCTGTATGGGATACATGTGCACATTTTGCATGGAGATATTGACGATGTATTTGTTCGACTAATCAGCCGTACACACATGAACGCCATCTTTTTTAATAAAGACGAGGTTGGGCGTGGGAAGGAGCGAGATGAGTATGTACGCACGTTGTTGCAGAAATATGGGATTGACGTATATACATATGATGATGCACATTTGCACGGGGCATTTGAAGTATTAAAAGCAGATGGAACGCCTTATAAAGTATATACACCATATTACCGCGCATGGCGAAAACGTCCGAAGCGGTTTCCGCTTTCGATAGACATTGATTTGTTGCGAGCTCATATGTTACAAATCACTCCGCTCTCGGAATACGATGAGCATATGCTTAAGATGTGGCTTTCACAATGTACAAAACGTTGGGAACGCACGAGCGAACAAGATGCTTTACATGTTTTACAGCAGTTTATCGATACATCACTTCCGTATTATCATCGACAACGGGATATTCCGGCTGTTTCGGGGACGAGTCGCTTATCCCCACATTTAAAAACAGGGACGCTTTCAATTCGGACCGTGTTTCATGCGGTTGCGCAACAATTTGGAAACGGCTATGATGAAGCGGTAGAAACGTACATAAAAGAGCTAGCGTGGCGCGATTTTTATCACATGATTTATGCACATTTTCCTTTTACAAAAACGGAAGCGTTTATTGAAAAGTATCGTCATCTTCCTTGGTCGCGTGATGATGAACGATTCGAAGCTTGGAAAGAAGGAAAAACAGGTTTTCCACTCGTTGATGCAGGAATGCGTCAATTAAAAGAAGAAGGGTGGATGCACAATCGTCTTCGCATGATTGCGGCATCGTTTTTAACAAAAGATTATTTGATCGATTGGCGCATGGGTGAGCAATATTTTCAGCACATGTTAATCGACTATGATGAAGCATCAAATATCGGAGGATGGCAATGGGCCGCTTCAGTCGGGACAGATGCTGTGCCATATTTTCGCGTCTTTAACCCGATTGAACAATCCAAAAAGTTTGATCCTGATGGCACGTATATTCGCACGTATGTACAAGAACTTGCGTCTTTCCCTTCGCTGTATATTCATGAGCCATGGAAAAGCAACATTCAAACCGATTACCCTGCGCCAACGGTCGATCATCAACTGCAACGTCAACGTGCCATTGCGTTGTTTCGGATGAATGAGTGA